The genomic stretch CTTTTCaattttcagggtgaatttgatcatattatgatcacttgcccttaagggttattttacctttgggtctttaatcaattctggctcattgcacaacacccaatccagaaatcCAGGTTATCTGATCCTTTAGTGGGCTCAGTCAcctgctgctctaaaaagccatttcatagcaCTCTAGGAATTCCCTCCCCTGTAATCCAACCCCACTTTATTTCCCAATCCACCTGCTTATTGAAGTACACCATGGCTATtgtgacattgcccttttgacatgcattttacatttcccattgtaatttgtagacctcaTCCTTACTACTGTGTGGGGGtttgtatataacttccatcatgGACTTTTTATCcgtgcagttccttaactctgtccacaatgattcaacagcatctgaccctatgtcacctctttcgaaTGAATTGATTTCACCTTTTACCAACAGAGTACTGTTggtccctctgccttcctgcctgtcctttcaatacaatgtgtatccatggacattaagctcccagctataatcttctctctgccatgattcagtgatgcctacaacatcatacctgtcgATCTGTAACTATGCtgaaagttcatctaccttattccatacactgcatgcattcaaatacaacacactTTTTGCTCTCCCCTCCTTTTATTTTGCAATTAATGCCATTGATGACAACTTTGCCCTATCAACTGCCTCTCCTGACTATACATTGCCTCTGCTTGCAAACCAGCTACATCATCTGCAGCATTGTTATCCACCCTTTCAACTATACTGCTTCTGCTTTCCATCCTACATCAACTCTTTGGCCAAGTATTAAATTATACCATCTTCCTAATTCTGGCATCTGCACACCTGCCTGTGGACTCTTCTCTCTGTGCCATGATATTTGCTGTGGGTGTCTCCTTCTGCATTGAGATCAACCCTGTAAAGCAATCCCTCATAGGGAGTCATTCACTGTGGATCTCTCCCTCTCCTGTTCTGTTCCTGTCCCCTGTCATCTGTCTCCCTGAACCAGTTTAATTTTGCTCAGTTGCAGCACTCTGGTTTACCAAAGGTCCTGGAGCGGGAAGCAGCACATGGAACACTTTTGCCAGTTGTAGGAACTTACCCATTATCCAATCTCCAATTACATTAACAAAGGAATCGATTTCATTCTGGGTGAACTGCTGTTATCTGTGTCAGATTAAGAAGATAATACGTGGAGCGGTGCGGTACAAGAACAGAAGGTCAGAGTTTCATCTGAACAAGTTGATTGGCAGCTTGATGCTGCAGGGATAAAATAGAGAAGAAAGTATGAAAGAGGGAAGAGTGGCATTACTAGATACAGACAATGTCCCTCTGTGCTCAGACAGGACTGACAGGGCTCATCTACTAAGCTCATATGGGTGCAACTGAGGACTAAGAAAtggatgaccacattaatgatTCAGTGATACCTGTAACATCATACATTTAGCTGTGTTGCAAGTTCTCTGACCTTATTCAAAAGATACtgcatgtattcaaatataacaccttttgCCCTGTAATCACCATGTtttattttgtccaccttttggGTTGCAacccatcctgttgactgcaattttgtgctATCATCAGCCTCTTCTTGCCAAGAGTCTCAGTACACATTGCCTCTGCTTGCAAACCAATTACCTCTTCTTCAACACTATATCTCCAattcccatcccactgccaaattaatttaaacccaccCAAACAACTCTATGCagcctgcccgcaaggatattgaaccctcgggttcaggtgtaacccgtccctttaaAAAAGATCATACCTCTCCCTGAAGAGATCTCAataatccataaatctgaacccctgcctactgcaccagttcctcagccatgcttTCAGCAGCTaactcatcctattcttaccctcactggcgcatAGCACAGATTGCAAGCCACAGATTACTGaactggaggtcctgtttctcagctttctaactAGCTCTCTAAAAATCTCTCTTCTGGACCTCTGCTGCTCCGCCCATTAGTTCGTCCCCTTCAATAGTATCTACAGTTATataattattattgaggggatCGGCCACAGGTATATTCTGcattggctgtgcatttcccctccacCTGACAGGCACGAGATAAACAAAGACGGTTAGAGATGGTCTAGATCCCTTTTCGCGTGGTAGGTCGCATCTTACAAAGTTTATAGATTTTTTCAAAGAggctaccaggaaagttgatgaaggatgtAGTCTAAATGGTCTTTAGTAAGATCTTCCACAAGGCCTCTCATGGGAGTCTAGTCAGAGAGTTTCAGTCACTTTGCGTACAGGATAGTTAATAGATTTTATTATACACTTGTTTCGTGGCAGGAACCAGTGAGCTCTCTAAGAGGGGCCTGCAGCCAATGGTGTGCAGCAAGGATCAGTGTTCAGTTCTATATTATTTATCATTCATATCAAATATCTGGCTGGCCCTGTGGAAAACTGCATCAGCAAATTTTTGGATGACTCCAAGATGGGGGTGaaagtggacaatgaggaagccTATTGAAGCAGTGAGATCCTGACTATCTGGATAAATAGGttgaaaatagcagatggaatttaatgcaggcaagtgtgaggtgatgcactttgggaagGTGAAGCAGGGTAGGACTAGCACAGAGAATGCTAGGGCATTGAATAGTGTGGTGGGTCAGAGGAATCTGGTAATACAGGTGAATAGTTCATTGTATATGGTATCACAGGTACagttagatagggtcataaagagagcttctggcacattggtcttcataaatctcAGTACAGCAGTTAGGACATTatgctgaagtagtgaaaaaCTGGGTGAGACTATATTTCGAGTATTGTGTGCAACTACGATTgcctagctacaggaaagatgtaagtaaaatTGAAAGAATAGAGAGCAAGTTTACAAGGTTGTGACTgagtcttgaggacctgagttacaggaaaaGTTTGAGCagtttagaactttattcccgaGCACAGGatgataataagagatttgataCAAAATTATATGGTGTGAAGCTCCACTGgcttccttggctgtgtaagtctagggaagacacactCTAGTCCTGCCAAGCCCATGTGATTGAGAAGGCTCTCCCACCCCATAacctggtttgtgtggatgctgtgtaatttgcttccATCTggtgacataaaggttgggggtgatgtggatagtctggagggttgtcaaagtTTACTGCGGGACATTGTTTGATTGCAGAACTGAGCTGAGATGTGGCAGGTGGACTTTAACCCAAATATGCAGACAACCCAGAAATAACTGCACAGGATTaaaagaattatatttatgaaacttacttaactgaagggttagtaaagaaaaggaagaaaaaccaaaagggcccattctaattaaacagtcaaatgtgcacaagttggagctcatcgtgaacttctctgtcactgatGTGCTGGGGCCTTGGTCTGCATTAAAGCACACACTACGTTCCAAATGTTGCTTGCAATCCATCTCGAATAAATGGGTCTCCCACCAGCTCATATCCTACGACAGGTTCTCCCCAGCCTCTTCTCTCTTTATCTCCTgccgaacaaaagccccaagacCAACGTTAGTCTCCCTTAACAAAAAGCCTACCCCTAGTTCCACCATCCTAACTGGATGacacacattcctcatcatcccttatcttcaacaataacccaaacaggctgaaagcagaacagatgcTCGTACAGAAGAGCTAAATGAAATATCTACAGTACAACAGTAAAGGTGTGAACCAGAACATTACAGGGGTCTAGGTAAGGTAATTGGAAGCAGGCATTTTCACAGAGTTTGGAACTAGAGGTTATGTgttaagagtgaaaagtgaaatgttaagGGCAATGAGAGTGTAGAACTTGCTGTCAGTGTAAATAGTGGATACAACTTCAGAGTCAACTTTTAAGGATAGTTTGGGCAAGTACACAGAGAGGGAGGTGTGGAGGTCTAATATCTGCTTTCAGATCGATGGCATTGGCAGAACAATAGTTCTGTTCAGATTAGATTGGGTAAGTGGCTTGAATATGTGATATAGAGCATCTTATATCGGCGGTATCTTAAGAGAgacagatgagctgagggcatggatcaccaactggaattgtgatattgtagccattagtgagacagttgcaggaggagcaggactggcagctcagtcttCTGGGTTTCCATTGGTTTAGACCTGACAGATTGAGAGGGACTAAAAGAGGAGGTGTGGCGTTACTAAGCAGAGAAAATGTCACGAAAGTGCTCTGCCAGAATAGaatggagaactcatctagtgaggcgtaatgggtggaactgagaaataagaaaggaatGACCACGTTAatagggctatattacagaccactcagcagaccaggggatttagaggaacaaatgtgTAAAGAGATCGCAAACTGTTGCAAAAAGACAGAAGATTGTAATAGtaaatgattttaactttccacatattgactgggactcccatactgacAAATgactagatgggatggagtttctcaaatgtgttcaagaaaaTTTCGTTAATCAGTACAtaaaagtcccaatgagagagtgctctgtactggatctgctattagcgaatgagacagggcaagtgacagaagtttgtgttgggggaacactttgcatctgctGATCACAGTGGCATCAGTTTCAAGTAGAAATGAAAAAAGATAGGTCTGAAtcctgggttgagattctaaattggagaaagaataattttgatggtatcagaattgATCTTGCAAGTGTGCCTTGACATAGGTCTCTTTTCCGGCCAAGGTGCGCTTAGTAAGTGGGAGGACTTCAGCAGTGaatttttgagagtacaaagcttgtgttGGAATGGTAAGTTCTAttgagatagaacatagaacatagaaatctacagcacattacaggcacattggcctacaatgctgtgccgaccatgtcatctactctagaaactgcctggaattaccctaccgcatttccatctatttttctaagctacatgtacctatacaagagtcgcttaaaagaccctgttgtatctgcctctactgctgttgctggcagtgcattccaagtatCCACCACACTTTGTGTAAGAAAATTACCCCTGgtatcccctcggtacctatttccatgcaccttaaaactacgctcCCTCATTTTAGTCATTTCAGCCccgagaaaaagcctctggctatccacaaaatcaatgcctctcatcatcttacacacctctatcaggtcacctcttatcctctgtcactccaaggagaaaaggccaaattctctCAAGATATTCTCAggaggcacactctccaatccaggcaacatccttgcaagtctcctctgcactctttctatagtatccacatccttcctgtagtgacgtgaacagaactgaacacagtattccaagcggggtctgaccaaggtcttatataactgtaacattacctcatggctcttgaaatcTGTCCCACGATGTATGCCAACACACTATACACCCTCTTGACAACACTGTCTACCTGCACAGGAACTTTGAGTGTCATATGGatatggactccaagatctctctgatcctccacactgccaagaatcttaccattaatatgatattctgtcttcaaatttgacctacaaaaatgaaccacttcacacttatctgggttgaactccacttgccacatctcagcccagttccGCAGACTACTGATGTcatgttgtaacctctgacaaccctccagactatccacaacacccaaaCCTTTCTGTTACccgcaaacttactaaaccatccgtccacttcctcatccaggtcatttctaaaaatcacaaagagaagaggtcccaaaacagatccctgaggcacaccactggtcatcaaccTTCAAGCAGAATATGAACAATCCATAATCaccctttaccttctgtgggcaagccagtactGGATACACAAAGCAAGCTCTGCTTTGATCCCATGCCTTCATACTTTCTGAATATGCCTTGTATGGTGAACCTTGTCCAATGTACTAttgaaatccataaacactacatccactggtcttccatctgtgtgttttgttacatcctcaaagatgAGTGAAATTGAAAATAGAATTGAAAGTACCCATTTCAaatctgcttcccattcccattccaacatatcagaCCGTGGCCTCCTCCAGTGCCACGATGAGGTAACACTCGGGTTgtaggagcagcaccttatattccatctgggtagcatccaacctgatggcatgaacattgattccctCAACTTCCAGAAATTGTTTCTCTATTGCCTCTTCAATACTCTgcatttctgtttctctctctccttatctccttccctgcccatcacctcctttggtctcattctccttctctttcttcaatGGTCTTCTGTTCCCTCCGATCATATTCCCTCTTTACCACCCCTTTATCGTTTTCACTAATCAGCTAACCAGGTCTTTACGTCATCCcgtccccctctcctggtttcacctatcaccttgtacttcttcctctctccccctacCCTCTTACTCTGATggttcctctttctttccagtcgaGATAAGGAGATTTGGCCTGAAGCATTGAATGCTATAGAAGTTGCTTGGCgttctgatttcctccagtattttctatgTGTTGCTTTAAACCTCTGCATCActgccctgtctacctgtgatactGATGCTGTATTTAGCCTGCACAACTTACGTTTCCGAAGTTACTGACTTTGCACACGTCTGAGATAAACTGCCACTCTTTGCCCAAACTTCCCAAGTGAACTGGATCTTGCTGTAATCTCAGACATCCTTCTCCACCGTCCGCTGTACCACCAACATTGTTATCTTCCACAAATTGATTACGCATGGAACTATATTCCCATGCAAGTcattaatataaattacaaaatgcaGGAGACCTGTTAATCCCCTGTAATTTCTACCCTCCAAATAGAAAAGCAAACCACCCTCTCACATGTGCCAGAAGCTGATTTAAATTCATTTGGCTTGTTCGAACAGGATTTCTTGTAATTCCCTAATGAATTCCCTCTCCAACATAATAAACATGTTTTTCTCTTTCAGTGGGAAATGGCTGGTATTCTATCCAACCTGTATTACAGCGCCAAGGATGTGGAGGAACTGGTGGCTGCCTATCAATGTGAAGGAGAGATGGGTCTTCAATTGGCCATTGAGAGAAAATCCAAGCAGTTCGAAAATGTACGGATCCAGATTGCGGTGATGGGTGAGTCAGGGTCGGGCAAATCGACCCTGATCAATGCCCTGCTTGGGTTGGTTGAGAATGAGAAAGGGGCTGCCCCAACCGGGAGCGAAGAGACCACCACTAAAATAACACCTTACCCCCACCCTACCCTTCCTAACATTCAGTACTATGACTTCCCCGGTTTGAACACACCAAAGTTTCCGGTGAAAGAGTTCATGAAGAAAACCAACTTTTCTCTGTATGATTTGGGCATCATTGTCACTGCTGCTCGGTTCACGGAGAATGACAAGTTACTGGCTGAAGCACTGAAGAAGGCGGGCAAACCTTTCTACCTGGTGCGCTCTAAGATTGATGAGACTATCAGGGCAGAAAGCCGCAAGAAGAGTTACAACCAGGAGGATATGTTCAGGAGAGTGAAGGCAAATTGCGTCTCCGGTCTGCAGGATGCAGGGATACAAAATACTTCAGTTTTCCTCTATTCTGCCTTTAACCTTGATCAGTTTGATTTTGCTAAATTAAGGGAGGTTGCAGTATCCAACCTCTCAGAGACACAGAAGAAAATGTTCATCACAGCACTTCCCAACACATCTGAAGGTGCTATAGAGATAAAACGCAAGGCTCTCCAGCATTTCATCCAGATGCTGTCCGCCTTATCAGGGGGTATCGGTGTGGTTCCCATTCCGGGTTTGTCTCTTGCCTGTGACCTGGCGCTCATTACCTCTGGTATCCTGTTCATCCGGAAGAACCTTGGTCTGGATGAGGCGTCACTTATCAAACTGGCCCAGAGAGTGGGGACCAGTGTAACAGATCTGCGGAGAGGTACCGAGCACAACTGGGTGTTCGGGGAGATCACACGTCAGCAGGTAGTGCTGTTGATGCAGAGAAGCACATTGGCGATGGCGCTGACAATCGCCGAGCCCTTGCTCAACTTTGTCCCCATTTTGGGTTCTATCTTTGGGGCAACATCGTCCTTTGCCGTGACTCTCATGATGCTGAACAGTTCACTGGATGCAATGGTGGAGACAGCTAAAATTGTCCTGCAAAATGCCAAGGCAGCCGCTTCCTATGAAGGCATCGGTATTTGAGGACTGTTATCAGTGTGTCCCTCTTACTCTACCCCAGAGGGACGTCACATCATCCTGATATTTAGCACCCGAAATCAAGATCTTTTTGGCACCCCATCCCCATCTGGAAAAGAGatgctgcagatactggaagtcatgagcaacacacagtaggaattcagcaggtcaggcatcatcaatggaggggaataaacaatttaTTAGGACTCCTCACACCGCTTGAGTCCAAGTGTTTCCTGTGACCCCTATAAGGAGGGCTATCCTTGTTACCATCATTTCCGGGATCTGTTTCTCCATAGTCACTGCCTGACTCAATGACCCACCCACCTCTTCCaagtttatttcacatttccagcatctgcagaattttgcaTCAGAATGCCTCACAATTTAATTTAGTTTCAGTCAACCTGGTGTAGATGTTTAaagtcacaaacacaagaaattctgcatatgctgaaaatccaaagcaacacagacaaaattctagaggaactcaacacgtcaggcagcatctatggaacagaataaacagttgacatttcgggcagtGACTCTTCATGAGAACTGGAGGCTCTGGTGGTCCACCTACCAAAGAACAGTTCCAGCGACAGCAGATTGTGAATGGTTACATCACTCCCGCTATTCAGTGCCGCGTCCAGTAAGGTATGGATTCATGTCACTGTTCTCAGCTTTAATGTCGAATCATTCAGCTCAATGAATTTAATTTCCTCAGCCCTGCTGGAATTTAAACTCAATCTCCTGTGTTATTGAGTCCAAGTATCGATGCAGTAGCTAA from Hemitrygon akajei chromosome 7, sHemAka1.3, whole genome shotgun sequence encodes the following:
- the LOC140729941 gene encoding T-cell-specific guanine nucleotide triphosphate-binding protein 2-like; translation: MAGILSNLYYSAKDVEELVAAYQCEGEMGLQLAIERKSKQFENVRIQIAVMGESGSGKSTLINALLGLVENEKGAAPTGSEETTTKITPYPHPTLPNIQYYDFPGLNTPKFPVKEFMKKTNFSLYDLGIIVTAARFTENDKLLAEALKKAGKPFYLVRSKIDETIRAESRKKSYNQEDMFRRVKANCVSGLQDAGIQNTSVFLYSAFNLDQFDFAKLREVAVSNLSETQKKMFITALPNTSEGAIEIKRKALQHFIQMLSALSGGIGVVPIPGLSLACDLALITSGILFIRKNLGLDEASLIKLAQRVGTSVTDLRRGTEHNWVFGEITRQQVVLLMQRSTLAMALTIAEPLLNFVPILGSIFGATSSFAVTLMMLNSSLDAMVETAKIVLQNAKAAASYEGIGI